Below is a genomic region from Salvelinus fontinalis isolate EN_2023a chromosome 2, ASM2944872v1, whole genome shotgun sequence.
TGAATGTGATTTGACATTCAGTTCTCTAATATGCTTCTTAACAACCAATAATTGTGGATAAGTGATCATTGCCTCCTCTTAAGTTGAGTGGATATGGCAATGGGAACCACTTTTCTGTCATATTTCATGTTAACATACCAATCAATCGTCAACTTGAAGCCTCGTGTTTTCTTCTCGGTTTACCTGAAAAGCAACATACTCTAGTCAGTGTATTGTTTTTACTTACTCTCAGTAGGTTAGAAATTTGGACTGGTCATGCATTGATGTTAATTAAATCTTATGTTATTCTTATTTTGAATTTAGTTCTCTGAATGTTAATCACGCTGCATTACAGCTCATTTCAAAAACATAAGAATTAAGTTTGATGGGCACATACTATCAATGACATAATACACACTCGTAAGACAGGTGGAAAACATGTTCAAACCCCTGTATTTTTAATGTTCCCGTTTAAAATGGTATGTTTCACGATAATTGTTTGTTTTATTAAAGCAAAAAACAATAAAGCTCTTTAAAATGGCATTTATTTATTCAAAAAATATGTTGAAAATGAACCCCATTGCCATTCTGCAAACATTGTATATGATGTAATCGAGGTATACAGTATCAACCACCACATTGTTCTGATTCTCATACAAGAGAGTGCATAGACAGTACATGAAGACTGGGGTGCCAAACTGAATCTATTTAATATGACTGACATGAGTGTGAGCCTTGAGTGAATCCATCTCCAAAGAAGAAAAGCATTTGCAACACATTGGCACATACTAGCAGTGCCTCAATCTGAGTGAGTTAAGATCCCATAGGGCACTTCCCCTTCCTGTTACAATATCCCCTATAGTAATTGCAGAACATTTGAATgccatttaaaaacatttatctTGGAAAATTATTACTTAAACTGGGCAAACATTTTAGAGCGAAGGCTTGCATGCTACATCTAGTGAATGACTATTAATTTTCAGAGACAGCCTCGATATTAGTAGAGGCATATTGAAAAGGAGGCAGGGACAGCAATGATACAGATACATCCACCTCTAGTTTCAACATGATAGGATGACAGATACAGGCAAGAGCTTGTGCAGGTTGATCATAGCAAGTAGAGATAGACTATTaatgttggcttttcatagagtCACTGATTTACTTTATTAATTAATCACAGTTGAGGAGAAATAACACATTGTAGATAGATGGACTGTGTCCCAGCTTTAGATAAAGCTTGATGACTGAAACCAATAGAAAACAAATGGTAATTGGTTAAAACAATGTCCAGACAAATTCTTGTTACAATCATAAGGGTGGTTATAAGGGAAATGTAAAAATAGATGTTGATTTCAGTTTTTTATCCagtaacaaaacatttcatgTGACAATGTCCCAAAGTGTCATTTATTTTTCTCATCTTTTGCGTTCCCCTTTCTGTGTGCGTTTCTTCTCCTTGTCCTTCCTGTCCTGCCTGGCTAGTTTATCCTTCTCACGCTGCATCTTGTCCGTCTCTTTCTTCTTATGCGAATCTTCCTTAGCCTGGTCCCTCTGCTGCTTCTTCCTGCTCAAAACCTCCTCCACGTTGGTGTTCTTAAACAGGGCTGAGGCGACCAGTAAAGGAGTTTCACAGCAAAACCAGCGCCCCTATTCCTAAAGCGTCTcatagtaggagtgctgatctaggatcaggtttccCCTATACATTTAATCAAGATTTAACAGGCAACACTGATCCTGGATCAGCTCTCTTATTCCAAGGCACTTTACAAATACAGACCAAAATGTACTATTACTTGGGTTAAGAAGTTGATGGTGCCATAAGTTGTCTTTTAAAAAATATAGTACTGGTTAAATATTACTTAATgcagtaaacaatacatttgcattccattttagtcatttagcagacactcttatccagagtgacacagttagtgcattcatcttaagatagctaggtgggacaaccacatatcacagtaagtacatttttcctcaataggAGTTATAGGAGTAGCAATGGGAGGCATAGACAGGATACATTTATCACCACTGGGGGGAAaagcctgctcctcctcttcagcTTCAGTGTTCATGTCAAGGAAACTTGAAAAATAGTGTTCCGCATTGCAGTCACATAAAAATTAACATTGAGACACTGCTTTCATTATAAATTGCAGAAATCAACACTTAAGACCTTTAGAGCTGTATAGGTTTAACAAGGTGCAAAGCATAACTGTAGGGGCACACAATAGTTGCAATATATTGAGCCAAGGATATTCCTCGTCATCTGTGATATTGGCATATTGAGCCAGGACTGCTTCTTTCGCTTCTTTCCTCTTCCTGGACTCCTGAGATACTTCCTTCTGTTTCACCACAATCTGTGCCTGCTTCTCTATCAGATTGGCAATGGCCAGTACCTCAgctaaagacagagagagagaggaaattcaACAGATAATTCATACAACGGCTGCTCCAGCTATTAGCTCATGTCTGAAAGTACAGCTAGAATAATGTTCTGTCTTTTAAGTTTCTAGCTTTTGATTGGATGTTCATACCATCCTCCTTGTTTTTGGTTGCCGACCGGGCATAGCTCTCAGCCCACTGACTAATGATCTCTTTGCAGACATCTTCAAGTTTCTCATCCTCCTGTGCATGGAAGACAGTGGAGTATGGAGATGCAATTAGTTAGTGAATTTGAACATCACTACTTTGAGACAAGTATAGTTAGATGCAGCCCAATTTGGCAACTATAGTATGGACGAGTGGGTGtgttgaaaggagtgggtgtATGGAAAGTGAATCAGCTAATTGGGCAGATTTGTTGGCACTCGAGACCATTTTGCGTTGCTGATTGGGCTGCACGACGAGTCGATGAGCCGGCGACCAGCGTACAGGTGTTGTATCGACCAGCCCTTCCTGCTTCCGACTGGGCAGCTGTATCACGGT
It encodes:
- the LOC129829802 gene encoding coiled-coil domain-containing protein 43-like, with product MAASMADAGEFEKWLNDRLDSLEVDQEVYGAYILGILQEEESDEEKEDALLGILSAFLEDEKLEDVCKEIISQWAESYARSATKNKEDAEVLAIANLIEKQAQIVVKQKEVSQESRKRKEAKEAVLAQYANITDDEDEAEEEEQAFPPSGDKSLFKNTNVEEVLSRKKQQRDQAKEDSHKKKETDKMQREKDKLARQDRKDKEKKRTQKGERKR